A stretch of the Nicotiana tabacum cultivar K326 chromosome 6, ASM71507v2, whole genome shotgun sequence genome encodes the following:
- the LOC107769719 gene encoding uncharacterized protein LOC107769719 yields the protein MGEMVVGIPARLEKIEREVGFSRRNSTGSLGIQIAKSKVLSRYLSDPKGSCHEACKGVERDLQTTKARTSLLRRSTIAASEKTQELATTVKLQIRKKPPRSSKLAVNFKRHTTGKAQRQENPAYTKRLAVSVNQQNDLKMKPLQENAYSMSRSYKLRRRGYSDIIIPGGSPLARDSPLDGATSTPNKGSRMDKNTGSSKLSNKKTVGKPANLEKIENEVGYLRRNSTGNLGNEMGDSKVLSRHVSVPTSSWLDASKDGVECNFKTIARTHMSTRSLTSGENSKLATTMKWQIWRTTKLPANLRRLTTSHEEEMQACTKTLAVSASHQRDSKLQPLEENAYSVSSNKSRRRYSDVIITGGSAILQGSLLDDATSKPNTGSKMDKDTGSYEFSKKKDVGVPPNLDKIETEVSYLRRNSTGSLGIEIGESKILPYLLSVPTGSRQEVCKYAEESDLKTRTRTLQPTRPVTTSGEVPEMATTVMLQIGKKPLSSSKLPKFKSRTTFRAQGQEIPASTTISHSTRFSVKRVSGKKPNNDSPRIVSQRNKRTSLPSKTDKVSHEDDPNKVSQLNNLTSLARMKIEQPSNENFPNKTSQLRKWANLKRGKMEQGSHGSVPNETLHIRESKTKSQTIKLSQETRMARVSSFDRHGPERGKRPSPLLSPSSSLHSDGSITRNLGNRKSSLHGPKRGKRPSSLLSPSPSLHSDGSSCRNLGNRKSSLSSISACESFDGDATVSNSRKSGTTSQSQDIKVARTAICSPKNLKFRRGKIIDFQSEKVSPRRLKFRPVKILDYNENGNAYARGRSSRRLIANGKSNAAKDENMKVNLRHQARGNKTEAPILFNNVIEETATKLVETRRSKVKALVGAFETIISLQDQRSSPPIIWR from the coding sequence ATGGGTGAGATGGTTGTTGGCATACCTGCACGTCTGGAGAAAATTGAGCGTGAAGTTGGCTTTTCGAGAAGGAACTCAACTGGCAGCTTAGGTATTCAAATTGCTAAATCCAAGGTCTTGTCCCGTTATCTGAGTGATCCAAAAGGTTCTTGCCATGAGGCTTGCAAAGGTGTGGAACGTGATCTTCAAACAACAAAAGCGAGGACTTCCCTGCTGAGAAGATCTACTATAGCAGCATCAGAAAAAACCCAAGAACTGGCTACAACCGTGAAGTTGCAGATAAGGAAGAAACCACCAAGATCAAGTAAGCTAGCTGTAAATTTCAAGAGGCATACAACTGGTAAAGCCCAGAGACAGGAGAACCCAGCATACACCAAAAGATTAGCTGTTTCTGTAAATCAACAAAATGATTTGAAGATGAAGCCTTTGCAAGAAAATGCTTATTCTATGTCAAGAAGCTATAAGCTGAGGAGAAGAGGATACAGTGACATTATCATACCAGGGGGGTCACCATTAGCTCGGGATTCTCCATTGGATGGTGCAACCAGCACACCAAACAAAGGAAGCCGGATGGACAAGAACACTGGATCTTCTAAGTTGAGCAACAAGAAGACTGTTGGGAAACCTGcaaacttggagaaaattgagaATGAAGTCGGGTATTTGAGAAGGAACTCAACTGGAAACTTAGGTAATGAAATGGGTGACTCCAAGGTCTTGTCACGTCATGTAAGTGTTCCAACAAGTTCTTGGCTTGATGCTAGCAAAGATGGTGTGGAATGCAACTTTAAAACAATAGCAAGGACTCACATGTCCACAAGATCTTTAACATCAGGAGAAAATTCAAAACTGGCGACAACTATGAAGTGGCAGATATGGAGAACAACTAAATTACCTGCAAATCTCAGAAGGTTGACAACTTCCCACGAAGAGGAAATGCAAGCATGCACCAAAACATTGGCTGTTTCTGCAAGTCATCAAAGAGATTCGAAGCTGCAGCCTCTGGAAGAAAATGCTTATTCGGTATCAAGCAACAAAAGCAGAAGAAGATACAGTGACGTTATTATAACAGGGGGTTCAGCAATTCTTCAGGGGTCTCTATTGGATGATGCAACCAGCAAACCAAACACAGGAAGCAAGATGGATAAGGACACTGGATCTTATGAGTTCAGCAAGAAAAAGGATGTCGGCGTTCCTCCCAACCTCGACAAAATTGAGACTGAAGTCAGCTATTTGAGAAGGAACTCAACTGGCAGCTTAGGTATTGAAATAGGTGAATCCAAGATCTTGCCATATTTACTGAGTGTTCCAACAGGTTCTCGCCAAGAAGTTTGCAAATACGCAGAAGAAAGTGATCTTAAAACAAGGACGAGGACTCTCCAGCCCACAagacctgtaacaacatcaggagAAGTCCCAGAAATGGCTACAACTGTGATGTTGCAGATAGGGAAGAAACCATTAAGCTCAAGTAAGCTACCAAAATTCAAGAGCCGGACAACTTTTCGAGCCCAGGGACAGGAAATACCAGCATCCACAACTATTTCCCACTCTACAAGATTTTCTGTGAAGAGGGTATCAGGCAAAAAGCCAAATAATGATTCCCCAAGAATAGTATCTCAACGTAATAAGCGGACTAGCCTTCCAAGCAAAACGGACAAAGTGAGTCATGAAGATGATCCAAACAAGGTGTCTCAACTTAATAATTTGACTAGCCTTGCACGAATGAAGATAGAGCAACCAAGTAATGAAAACTTTCCAAACAAGACATCTCAACTTAGAAAATGGGCTAATCTTAAACGAGGCAAGATGGAGCAAGGAAGTCATGGAAGTGTTCCAAACGAGACATTGCACATCAGAGAATCAAAGACTAAAAGCCAGACCATAAAGCTCTCCCAGGAAACTCGAATGGCCAGAGTCTCCTCCTTTGATAGACATGGCCCAGAAAGAGGGAAGAGACCGTCACCCCTTCTCTCCCCATCCTCTTCTCTACACTCGGATGGCAGTATCACCAGAAACCTTGGCAACAGGAAATCTTCACTACATGGCCCAAAAAGAGGGAAGAGACCGTCATCCCTTCTCTCCCCATCCCCTTCTCTGCACTCAGATGGCAGTAGCTGCAGAAACCTTGGCAACAGGAAATCTTCCCTATCATCAATTTCTGCATGCGAGTCTTTTGATGGCGATGCAACAGTCAGCAATTCCAGAAAAAGTGGAACCACAAGCCAAAGCCAAGATATAAAAGTTGCAAGAACTGCAATTTGCAGTCCTAAAAACCTCAAGTTCAGGAGAGGAAAAATAATCGATTTTCAGTCTGAGAAAGTCAGTCCAAGGAGACTAAAATTCAGGCCAGTCAAAATACTAGATTACAACGAAAATGGAAATGCTTATGCTAGAGGAAGAAGCTCTCGGAGACTTATTGCTAATGGAAAGTCAAATGCTGCTAAAGATGAAAATATGAAAGTTAATCTTCGACACCAAGCTAGAGGAAACAAAACAGAGGCTCCAATATTGTTCAACAATGTGATCGAAGAGACTGCAACCAAACTTGTCGAGACCAGGAGAAGCAAGGTCAAGGCTTTGGTGGGTGCTTTTGAAACCATAATCTCCCTTCAGGATCAAAGATCCTCGCCACCAATTATTTGGAGATGA